TCAGACCGGCGCCTCTTACGGCCTGGCCCTGCTGGATCTTTCCACCGGCGAATTCTTGATGGAAGAGACCGAAAGCGCCGATACGCTTCGTGATAATCTCCTGCGCTGGGCGCCCGCGGAATGTGTCATGCCGGCCTCCCTGCTTGAAGGGGCCGGCTCGCCCTTGAAACAAATGGTCGGCGATGAATTGCGTCTTCCGGCCACCCCTTATGAAGATTGGATGTTTGAATACGCGTCGGCCTATGAAACGCTGACAAACCATTTTGAGGCGCAGTCGCTTGACGGGTTTGGGTGCGAAGGGTGCCTTGCGGGGGTCGGGGCGGCCGGCGGAGTTCTGCATTACGTCAAAAACGTTTTGCATCGTTCCGCCCGGAACGTGCGTTCATTGCGCCGTAAAAATCCGGACGATTTCCTGTTTATGGACGAGGCCACACGGGGCAACCTTGATCTCGTTGGCGCGCGTGTTTCCGCGCGGGGCGGGCTGGCCGGCGGCGCATTCTGCGGGGGGGAAACCGCCGCCACACTGTTGGGCGTGCTGGACGCCACCAGGACGGCCATGGGCGGGCGGCGCATGCGCGAATGGCTCCTGCGGCCGTTGGCGGAGAAAAACGCGGTTTTGCGGCGGCACGACGCGGTCGCGGCGTTTTGTGAAGAGAGAACCCTCCTGCGGGATATGCGCGCGGAGCTGGGCCGGGTTCGGGACCTGGAACGGCTCGTTGCCCGGCTGGCATCGGGTGCGGGCGGGGCGCGCGACCTGCGCGCGCTGGCGCAGTCGCTGGGTGCGCTGGCGAAAGTCCGGGGACTCCTGAACGGCGTCCAAACGCGCCTGCTCGCCGACCTGGCCGGGCAAATAACGCCGCTCCCGGAACTGGCGGATTTGATTGAACGCGCGATTGTTGATGAGCCGCCGGCCATGCTTAAGGATGGCGGCGCGGTCCGGAGCGGCTATAATGCCGCCCTGGATGAACTGCGCGCGGCGGCCACTCAGGGACGCGCCTGGCTGGCGGAATACCAGACAAAAGAGCAGCAACGCACCGGCATTAAAACCCTGAAGGTTCGTTATAACCAGATTTTCGGATATTATCTTGAGGTTTCAAAGGGACAGGCGGCCAATGTGCCGCCCGATTACGCCCGTAAGCAGACCCTCGTCAACGCCGAACGGTTTATCACACCGGAATTGAAAGAGTTTGAAAATAAAATTATCGGAGCCCAGGAGCGCGCCCTGGCGTTGGAAGCCGAACTGCTGGCGGACCTGAAGGATAAAGTTCTGCCGGAGAGCGGCCGGATACTGCAATCGGCCTACGCCATCGCCGCGCTGGACGTCCTTGCTTCCCTCGCGGACAGGGCCCTGGCTTTGCGCTACGCGCGGCCGGTGATGACGGACGGCAGGACAATCCGGATAAAAGACGGACGCCATCCGGTTATTGAACAGATGCCATCCGGCGACCGGTTCGTGCCCAATGACACCCTCCTGGACTGCGAGGCCAACCGCCTGATCATCATTACCGGTCCCAACATGGCCGGGAAATCAACCTATATCCGCCAGGTGGCCCTGATTGTCATCATGGCGCAGATGGGGTCGTTCGTGCCGGCATCAGCGGCTGAAATCGGCGTCGTTGACCGGATTTTCACGAGGGTGGGCGCAAGCGACGACCTGGCCCGCGGCCGGAGCACCTTCATGGTTGAAATGCAGGAAACCGCGAATATTTTGAACAATGCCACCGAACGAAGCCTCATTGTGCTGGATGAGATCGGACGCGGCACGAGCACTTTTGACGGCATAAGCATTGCCTGGGCGGTGGCCGAATATCTGCACGACGCCATTAAGGCCAAGGCGCTTTTTGCCACTCATTATCATGAATTGACGGATATCGCCGTAACCCTGAAGGGCGTCCGGAATTACAACGTGCTCGTGCGCGAGGAGAACGACCGCGTCGTCTTTTTACGGAAGATTGTGGCTGGCGCCGCGGACAAAAGCTACGGCATCCAGGTCGCCCGCCTGGCCGGACTGCCGGCGGATGTGGTGGCGCGCGCCCGGGAAATCCTGCTCAATCTTGAAGAAGGCGAGTTTGAGGAGGCGGGCCAGCCGAAAATCGCCGTTCACCGCCAGCGCAGGGCCAGGGATAATTCTCTGCAGATGGACTTGTTCGGAGCTCGGCTCTGAACCTGATAACCTTGAATAACTATTAAGCCATTTGCAGAAAGAATTGACGGGATAACAGGATAATCCTGTTTATCACGACTTCGTCGTTCTTTTGGACACCGTCCGTTGGCCGGTGTCCAAAAGAATAATCCGATATTCGGCGGGTTATATGGTGAGCTGCGGTTATGACCGTTGGGATTGAAAAATAAGCCTGAAAATATATGCAAGAAAAGCAGGATTCATTCCGACGCAGCGTAGGAATGTTTTGAGATGCTGATTTACAGGATAAAACCCATCCTGCCTGCCCAGCCGCAGGCCAGGGTTATCCTGTCAAAATTTTCTGTGGATAGTTAAAAGGATACAACCTTGATTACCGATGAAAGAATACCTTTACGGCATCAATCCGGCCTTTGAGGTTGTGCGCGCCGGGAAGCGCAGGATTTATTGTGTCTATATTGCGGACACAATCCGGAACGCCGTTCGGACGCTTAAACTGCTTGAACTGCTTAAAAAGGCGGGGGTGAAGGCGGAATTTGCAAGCAAGGGCCGGCTTTTTGAATTGTGCCGGACGACCGAGCACCAGGGCGTTGTGGTTGAAGCGGAGGCCTATCCTTATGTTTCGTTTGCGGAATTATTGGAATATGACCGGATTTTGCTTCTGGACAACATTGAGGATCCGCAGAATGTCGGCGCAATTTTAAGGAGCGCGGAATCATTCGGCTGGGGAAATGTTCTGCTTTCCAGCCGCGGCACGGCGGGAGTGTATCCCTCGGTTGTCAAGGCAAGCGCCGGGGCGAGCGAGCATCTGCGGATCGCGCGCGATCACGCCGCCAATTATTACGCGCGCGAGGCCGTCAAAAACGGTTTTACGGTTGTGGCCCTGGACGGGAGCGGGAAAATGACGATCAGTGCGCTTGAAATTCCGCAGGAGGAGCGGGTGATGCTGGTGATCGGCGGCGAGCACCGCGGGGTTGGCCAGCTTATTCTGAATACGGCCCGTTATGTTGTTCGCATACCGCTGCGGGGAAAAATTTCTTCTTTGAACGCCTCGGTCGCCGCGGGAGTGGCGCTTTACTTGATAAGAAATCGCTTTTCAGCCGATGCAGACACGCAGCCACCGGCATCAGTATGAACAGGTGTTTCCATGTTTGGCAGTGTGCGAAATCCGGAAAAACATGTCAAGCGCAATTTGCTTTCTTGATGAGTTCGCGCCACTTGGCCGACCAGGTGGCGGCGGCCTCTTCGGCGGCGCGCTTGTCACGCTGACCGCGGTCATCTGATAGACCCGTTCCCGATTTTTACCGCAGAGATCGCTGAGGCAAAACTGAAAGGCCTCGTTCGGTTTAATTTGAACTTCTTAAAAAGCAATATCCGCCAGACCGTGATTTTCCCGTGGGGGTGCATTGCGGCTCAATGATCGGCAAAATCCGCGATATGCTTACTTTTGAAGGCCTGGCCTACGCCGTTTATGATTATCCCGACA
This DNA window, taken from Kiritimatiellia bacterium, encodes the following:
- the mutS gene encoding DNA mismatch repair protein MutS, with protein sequence MKNKAQLSTMTPMMQQYRRIKAQLPPNTILFFRLGDFYEMFFEDAVEASAILDIALTKRQKAPMCGVPYHAYENYLSKLIRAGKKVAVCDQVEDPAVARGIVRREVTGIVSPGAVLNEQLLDSSKNNFLAGLYQTGASYGLALLDLSTGEFLMEETESADTLRDNLLRWAPAECVMPASLLEGAGSPLKQMVGDELRLPATPYEDWMFEYASAYETLTNHFEAQSLDGFGCEGCLAGVGAAGGVLHYVKNVLHRSARNVRSLRRKNPDDFLFMDEATRGNLDLVGARVSARGGLAGGAFCGGETAATLLGVLDATRTAMGGRRMREWLLRPLAEKNAVLRRHDAVAAFCEERTLLRDMRAELGRVRDLERLVARLASGAGGARDLRALAQSLGALAKVRGLLNGVQTRLLADLAGQITPLPELADLIERAIVDEPPAMLKDGGAVRSGYNAALDELRAAATQGRAWLAEYQTKEQQRTGIKTLKVRYNQIFGYYLEVSKGQAANVPPDYARKQTLVNAERFITPELKEFENKIIGAQERALALEAELLADLKDKVLPESGRILQSAYAIAALDVLASLADRALALRYARPVMTDGRTIRIKDGRHPVIEQMPSGDRFVPNDTLLDCEANRLIIITGPNMAGKSTYIRQVALIVIMAQMGSFVPASAAEIGVVDRIFTRVGASDDLARGRSTFMVEMQETANILNNATERSLIVLDEIGRGTSTFDGISIAWAVAEYLHDAIKAKALFATHYHELTDIAVTLKGVRNYNVLVREENDRVVFLRKIVAGAADKSYGIQVARLAGLPADVVARAREILLNLEEGEFEEAGQPKIAVHRQRRARDNSLQMDLFGARL
- the rlmB gene encoding 23S rRNA (guanosine(2251)-2'-O)-methyltransferase RlmB, producing the protein MKEYLYGINPAFEVVRAGKRRIYCVYIADTIRNAVRTLKLLELLKKAGVKAEFASKGRLFELCRTTEHQGVVVEAEAYPYVSFAELLEYDRILLLDNIEDPQNVGAILRSAESFGWGNVLLSSRGTAGVYPSVVKASAGASEHLRIARDHAANYYAREAVKNGFTVVALDGSGKMTISALEIPQEERVMLVIGGEHRGVGQLILNTARYVVRIPLRGKISSLNASVAAGVALYLIRNRFSADADTQPPASV